In the bacterium genome, GATCCGTACCATTGTTTCGTTCCACAAATGAGGTATTAATTGTAGTACTAACCCTAAACCGTGCAAGCAATCTCTCCAACAATTTCACTGTGCCAAATACAATCGTTTTCACCACTTTGACTACACGACCTTTCTCCCGCTTTTTGCTCACTGTAGCATAACACAAATCCTCTGGCATTTTTTTCTCAGGCTTTGAGGAATTTCCCAAATCACCATCTTCAAATGGCTCTATTTCATAACTATAACTTTGTTCAATGGCGCAAGTGTATGCTGAATAATCATCACTGGTAATTAACAAATCTGTTCGTCCACCTGTCCGCTTTTTGACATCTTCAACCACCTGACACCAGTTTTCTTTTGTCCGCTTCCCAGACACCAGACTTAACAAAAGACGATGTTCAGGGTCTACGGCAGTATGGTCTCCCTCATCACCTCGAAAATAATCCAGAGGATCTTCCTGATTACAATTAGTTTCCTTTTTTGATACAAATCCCCACTTCTCATCAAGTTGTATCTCTTTAGTCTGAGGGGGAAAAAGCCACTAATTCATCATGCACCTTCTTAGCATAATCTCCAGCTAATCGTGCATATCGAGTTACTGTGTTTTTGTCCACTCCCACCAACCGGCTGGTGGCACGCGTCCCACAACCCTCCTGAATATGTTTCATTACCGATATTACCACTTCTGCTGGCAATCGTGCATAATTCAACATTGTTCCTTTTCGCTCCGAAAAATGAGCACCGCAACTCGGACAATAAATCAGCCGAATCCGTTTCCCTTTTCCACTCCATCCAGAGAAAGAAAGATTTTCTTTACCGCGAATATTGTAATTCGGACAAGAAAAATTCTGACAACAAAAATGTTCTATTGGATG is a window encoding:
- a CDS encoding helix-turn-helix domain-containing protein — translated: MHPIEHFCCQNFSCPNYNIRGKENLSFSGWSGKGKRIRLIYCPSCGAHFSERKGTMLNYARLPAEVVISVMKHIQEGCGTRATSRLVGVDKNTVTRYARLAGDYAKKVHDELVAFSPSD